In a genomic window of Wyeomyia smithii strain HCP4-BCI-WySm-NY-G18 chromosome 1, ASM2978416v1, whole genome shotgun sequence:
- the LOC129733998 gene encoding zinc finger protein 184-like → MEECSLIKMEGLTPTIKTEELTIFDAETIEENIPLASSERCSGERIVTNALRKTTTHAKQEPSTDITDEVKSAAACDEIPAPSSSNSDDSEMHNTDVSDHPRKKYACEFCNKELSTKYILEDHRRLHTGERPYACKICSRTFRTAKTLQYHQNAHTGYRNFECDICKRCFTLKSDLSSHMNIHRTDCPHKCLICDRKFGTSYHLVDHMRTHSDARPFKCDICDASFKRIGILQRHMKIHNVEPSPGSKTERSEANRTENSRSNGSAKYTCDICGKQYLQMRLLHLHRKHHETDNTKLHECTICGKANRDRAALITHMVCHTEERSFDCDICGASFKSALHVRIHKKTHTSERPHECEICGKRFIVPSTLKRHLFHHTNARPFKCNICGLALRSEYSLRNHKQMHNFDRESITSEQNLVTHVDAQTEKELFKCDICVFTYKTANGLRKHKEKHTSESPFKCEICDRIFLFSYRLRQHMIGHTNERPFKCDSCGSSFKRSHHLRAHEKRHTS, encoded by the exons ATGGAGGAATGCAGTCTTATAAAGATGGAAGGATTGACTCCAACAATAAAGACAGAAGAGCTTACAATATTTGACGCTGAGACCATAGAAGAAAACATTCCGCTCGCTAGCAGCGAACGGTGCTCTGGTGAACGGATTGTAACGAACGCTCTGAGAAAAACTACAACTCATGCGAAACAAGAACCTTCGACGGACATCACCGATGAAGTTAAGAGTGCAGCAGCTTGTGACGAAATTCCAGCTCCGAGCTCCAG TAATTCTGACGATTCGGAAATGCATAATACCGATGTTAGTGATCATCCGCGAAAAAAGTACGCTTGTGAATTCTGCAACAAAGAATTAAGCACAAAATACATCTTGGAGGATCATAGAAGGCTTCATACCGGGGAACGACCTTATGCGTGTAAAATCTGCAGCAGAACATTTCGCACAGCTAAAACTTTACAGTACCATCAGAATGCTCATACAGGATACCGGAATTTTGAGTGTGACATATGCAAGCGATGTTTTACCCTAAAATCGGATTTATCGTCCCACATGAATATTCACCGCACAGATTGTCCTCATAAATGTTTGATTTGCGATAGAAAATTCGGTACTAGTTATCATCTCGTGGATCATATGCGCACCCACAGCGATGCGCGACCCTTTAAATGCGACATCTGTGACGCATCATTCAAGAGAATAGGTATTCTTCAAAGACATATGAAGATCCACAATGTGGAGCCTTCCCCGGG CAGCAAAACAGAGCGTTCAGAGGCGAACCGGACTGAGAATAGCCGAAGCAATGGATCGGCAAAATACACCTGCGACATATGCGGCAAACAGTACCTTCAAATGAGACTGCTTCACTTACATCGAAAGCATCATGAAACTGACAACACAAAGCTGCACGAGTGCACGATTTGTGGAAAAGCAAATCGGGATAGAGCAGCACTCATAACGCACATGGTTTGTCATACTGAAGAACGGTCTTTTGATTGCGATATTTGCGGTGCATCATTTAAATCAGCTTTACATGTAAGAATCCACAAGAAAACGCACACCTCCGAGAGACCACATGAATGCGAAATTTGCGGAAAAAGGTTTATAGTTCCCTCCACGCTAAAGCGGCACTTGTTTCACCATACTAATGCACGGCCTTTTAAATGCAATATTTGCGGTCTAGCATTGAGGTCAGAATATAGTCTACGAAATCATAAACAAATGCATAATTTTGACCGCGAGAGCATTACATCCGAGCAAAATCTTGTGACGCATGTGGATGCGCAAACTGAAAAAGAACTTTTCAAGTGCGATATTTGCGTTTTTACGTATAAAACAGCTAATGGTTTGAGAAAACATAAGGAAAAGCACACCTCGGAAAGTCCGTTCAAGTGCGAAATTTGCGACagaatatttctattttcttaCAGACTGAGACAGCACATGATTGGACACACAAATGAACGGCCGTTTAAATGCGACAGTTGCGGCTCATCGTTCAAGAGATCTCATCATCTACGCGCTCATGAAAAAAGGCACACTTCATAG
- the LOC129734002 gene encoding protein odd-skipped-related 2-like isoform X2, translating to MEESSLMKMKVFTPIIKPEELTISDSVATEGESPLASSNRCSDEPTVMNGPTDVKQKLVTTHKCLICNKTFPSSFHLEKHMHTHSDARAFKCDICDASYKRRGFLKNHMKIHKVESSLRKNINWINDNITTTQKVTPATYVASSTNKLVHFSHI from the exons ATGGAGGAATCCAGCCTAATGAAGATGAAAGTGTTTACTCCAATAATAAAGCCAGAAGAGCTAACAATATCCGACTCTGTGGCTACGGAAGGGGAATCTCCGCTCGCTAGCAGCAATCGGTGCTCTGATGAACCGACTGTAATGAACGGCCCAACTGATGTGAAACAAAAACTTGTGACGACTCATAAATGTCTGATTTGCAATAAAACATTCCCAAGTAGTTTTCATCTCGAGAAACATATGCATACGCACAGCGATGCACGAGCCTTCAAATGCGACATCTGTGACGCATCGTACAAGAGACgtggttttcttaaaaaccaTATGAAGATCCACAAGGTCGAGTCCTCTTTACG gaaaaatataaattggATAAACGATAACATTACTA CGACACAGAAGGTTACTCCTGCGACATATGTGGCAAGCAGTACAAACAAACTGGTTCACTTCAGTCACATATGA
- the LOC129733999 gene encoding zinc finger protein 184-like isoform X2, with the protein MHNIDVDHPRKKYACEFCNMELSTEFRLVEHRRIHTGERPYACDICSSTFRTARLLQYHKHAHQDFECDICKRCFTLKSHLMSHMNIHRTDWPHKCPICERRCAKKWHLVAHMFIHSDARPFKCDNCDASFKSRDVLKRHMKTHKVKPFPGNIESSEANRTDNSQSNRSAKFTCDICGKQYQTLRPLHLHLKLHQTDNTKYLHECTICGKEHLNRSSLNSHMVWHTAERSLDCDICGASFKTASNLNYHKKTHSSERPHECKICGKRFLVPSALKQHLFHHTNARPFKCNICGQSLSTKYTLRNHKQMHNLNRETITSEQNLVTQVDAHTEEKLFKCDICVFSYKTANGLRKHKEKHTSESPFKCEICDKRYIFSYSLRQHMLGHTNERPCKCNSCGLSFKRSHHLCAHEKRHT; encoded by the exons ATGCACAATATCGATGTTGATCATCCGCGGAAAAAGTACGCTTGTGAATTCTGCAACATGGAACTGAGCACGGAATTCCGGTTGGTGGAACATAGGAGAATTCATACCGGGGAACGACCCTATGCGTGTGATATCTGCAGTAGCACATTCCGCACAGCTAGACTTTTGCAGTACCATAAGCATGCTCACCAGGATTTTGAGTGTGACATATGCAAGCGATGTTTTACCTTAAAATCACATTTAATGTCCCACATGAATATTCACCGCACAGATTGGCCACATAAATGTCCAATTTGCGAGAGAAGATGCGCTAAAAAGTGGCATCTCGTAGCTCATATGTTCATTCACAGTGATGCACGGCCCTTCAAGTGTGACAACTGTGACGCGTCATTCAAGAGTCGTGATGTTCTAAAAAGACATATGAAGACCCACAAGGTCAAGCCCTTCCCGGG CAACATCGAAAGTTCAGAGGCAAACCGGACTGATAACAGCCAAAGCAATAGATCAGCGAAATTCACCTGCGACATATGCGGCAAACAGTACCAGACACTAAGACCACTTCATTTACATCTGAAGCTCCATCAAACTGACAACACAAAATACCTGCACGAGTGCACGATTTGTGGTAAGGAACACCTGAACAGATCATCACTTAATAGCCATATGGTTTGGCATACTGCAGAACGGTCTCTCGATTGCGATATTTGCGGTGCATCATTTAAAACAGCTTCAAATCTGAATTACCATAAGAAAACACACAGTTCCGAGAGACCGCATGAATGCAAAATTTGCGGAAAAAGGTTTCTTGTTCCTTCCGCGCTAAAGCAGCACTTGTTTCACCATACTAATGCCCGGCCTTTTAAGTGCAATATTTGCGGTCAATCATTGAGTACAAAATATACTCTTAGAAATCATAAACAAATGCATAATTTAAATCGTGAGACCATTACATCCGAGCAAAATCTTGTGACGCAAGTGGATGCGCACACTGAAGAGAAACTTTTCAAGTGCGATATTTGCGTTTTTTCCTATAAAACAGCTAATGGTTTGAGAAAACATAAGGAAAAGCACACCTCGGAGAGTCCGTTCAAGTGCGAAATTTGTGACAAAAGATATATATTTTCTTACAGCCTGAGGCAGCACATGCTTGGACACACAAATGAACGGCCGTGTAAATGCAATAGTTGCGGCTTATCATTCAAGAGATCTCATCATCTGTGCGCTCATGAAAAAAGGCACACTTGA